Proteins encoded together in one Neobacillus sp. FSL H8-0543 window:
- a CDS encoding sulfate/molybdate ABC transporter ATP-binding protein, whose amino-acid sequence MSIQINNISKSFGTFKALDQINFDIQTGELIALLGPSGSGKTSLLRIIAGLEEANQGTIFFEEEDITHIHTKERKVGFVFQHYALFRHMTVFDNIAYGLKVRPRKTRPSKQEIAEKVGDLLKLVKLEAFADRYPSHLSGGQRQRVALARALAVEPKVLLLDEPFGALDAKVRKDLRRWLRKLHDEYEITSIFVTHDQEEALDVADRIVVMNEGKIEQIGTPEEVYEHPNSPFVYNFLGNVNLFKGRLEKGKLRQGNFIVDAPEFLGTENIEAVGYVRPHDISIELEQSTTSVAAGISHVHLVGAVVRLELIRKDTGEFLEAELTKEYFRSLQLKTGDQVYVKPKNLRVFIPEDYSI is encoded by the coding sequence ATGAGTATTCAAATTAATAATATCTCAAAATCATTCGGAACATTTAAAGCGCTTGATCAAATTAATTTTGATATTCAAACAGGTGAACTGATTGCGCTCCTAGGACCCTCTGGTTCTGGTAAAACATCTCTCCTTAGGATCATTGCCGGATTGGAGGAGGCGAATCAGGGAACCATTTTTTTTGAAGAAGAAGATATTACCCATATTCATACAAAAGAGCGAAAAGTAGGCTTTGTCTTTCAACATTATGCTTTGTTTCGCCATATGACCGTATTTGATAATATTGCCTATGGTTTGAAAGTGCGACCGCGAAAAACACGTCCTTCCAAGCAAGAGATTGCCGAAAAGGTTGGGGATTTACTGAAGTTAGTAAAATTAGAGGCTTTTGCCGATCGGTATCCCTCACATTTGTCAGGAGGACAACGGCAACGCGTGGCTTTAGCGAGGGCGTTAGCGGTTGAGCCGAAGGTCCTGTTGTTAGATGAACCGTTTGGAGCATTAGATGCGAAAGTACGGAAAGATCTTCGTAGATGGTTACGAAAGTTACATGATGAATATGAAATTACCAGTATTTTTGTGACTCATGATCAAGAGGAAGCACTCGACGTTGCAGATAGGATAGTGGTCATGAATGAAGGGAAGATTGAGCAAATTGGAACCCCAGAGGAAGTCTATGAACATCCGAATAGCCCGTTTGTTTATAACTTTTTAGGTAATGTTAATTTGTTTAAAGGACGTTTGGAAAAAGGGAAATTACGACAAGGGAATTTTATTGTAGATGCACCTGAATTCTTAGGAACAGAGAATATTGAAGCAGTTGGATATGTCCGACCTCATGATATAAGCATTGAACTTGAGCAAAGTACGACGTCAGTCGCCGCTGGGATAAGTCATGTTCACTTAGTCGGAGCGGTTGTACGTCTTGAACTAATCCGAAAAGATACTGGAGAGTTTCTTGAAGCTGAACTAACCAAAGAATACTTTCGAAGCCTGCAGTTAAAAACAGGTGATCAAGTCTATGTAAAACCAAAAAACCTAAGGGTATTCATACCTGAGGACTATTCTATCTAA
- a CDS encoding nitroreductase family protein yields the protein MSNKSSIIETMSKRQSIRTFNTKNISESHYQLINEYINNQNSLAGPFGGKSKIELVQVINNVTDKGIKLGTYGFIKNARAYLVGIAENSKYPLLDFGYCFHTLVLYLTELGLGTCWMGGTFSRNSFEKEIQIGVGEFIPGITPIGYPSQKQRVVDKALRYAVKADNKKSWEKLFYDESFEVSLAKENAGEWEIPIEMVRIGPSASNKQPWRLVLSGDRSVCHFYIEHTPNYSSKLGYDMQLLDMGIAMCQFDLACKELNMNGQWVSYDPNIGHTNKHIEYIVSWKKE from the coding sequence GTGAGTAATAAAAGTTCTATTATTGAAACAATGAGCAAGCGCCAGTCGATAAGGACGTTCAATACTAAAAATATTTCAGAATCTCATTATCAATTAATAAATGAATACATAAATAATCAAAATAGCTTAGCTGGACCTTTTGGGGGTAAAAGTAAAATTGAGTTGGTCCAAGTTATCAACAATGTTACAGATAAAGGGATCAAGTTAGGGACGTATGGATTTATTAAAAATGCCAGAGCATATTTAGTTGGGATTGCTGAAAATAGTAAATACCCGCTACTGGATTTTGGTTACTGCTTTCATACACTTGTCTTATATTTGACTGAGTTAGGATTGGGTACTTGTTGGATGGGAGGGACCTTTAGCCGGAACTCGTTTGAAAAGGAAATTCAGATTGGTGTAGGAGAGTTTATCCCAGGAATTACACCTATCGGCTATCCGAGTCAAAAACAACGGGTGGTAGATAAAGCACTTCGCTACGCTGTAAAAGCAGACAATAAAAAGTCATGGGAAAAGCTGTTTTACGATGAGAGCTTTGAAGTCTCCTTGGCAAAGGAAAATGCAGGTGAATGGGAAATCCCAATTGAAATGGTAAGGATTGGACCTTCAGCATCAAATAAACAACCGTGGAGACTTGTATTATCTGGTGACCGGAGCGTTTGTCATTTTTACATAGAACATACGCCTAATTACAGCAGTAAATTAGGTTATGATATGCAGTTATTGGACATGGGGATTGCTATGTGTCAGTTTGATTTGGCATGTAAGGAATTGAACATGAATGGTCAATGGGTTTCGTATGACCCTAATATCGGTCATACGAATAAACATATTGAATATATCGTGAGTTGGAAAAAAGAATAA
- the cysT gene encoding sulfate ABC transporter permease subunit CysT, which yields MPRIQSMKWKRNRVLPGFGLSLGFTMFYISILVILPLSMIFLNSVTVEWSKIWGTISDPRVVASYRLSFGASFLAALINVVFGVLIAWVLVRYRFPGSRIIDGLVDLPFALPTAIAGIALTTLYAENGWIGQFLGFKVAFTPIGITIALTFIGLPFVVRTVQPVLQSLEKEIEEASACLGATRLQTFVKVIFPELLPAALTGFALAFARALGEYGSVIFIAGNMPMRTEITPLLIMTKLEQYDYAGATAIAAVMLIFAFIMLLIINLLQWWTNRKFI from the coding sequence ATGCCTCGTATACAAAGCATGAAATGGAAAAGAAATCGTGTGTTACCTGGATTCGGTCTGTCGCTAGGTTTTACGATGTTTTACATTAGCATTCTTGTCATATTGCCTTTATCGATGATTTTTTTAAATTCAGTGACGGTTGAATGGTCAAAAATCTGGGGAACGATTTCCGATCCTAGGGTAGTTGCATCCTATCGGCTTAGCTTCGGGGCATCATTTTTAGCCGCACTAATCAACGTTGTCTTTGGCGTGTTAATCGCGTGGGTACTGGTTCGTTATCGTTTTCCAGGAAGTCGGATCATTGATGGGCTTGTTGATTTGCCGTTTGCCTTACCAACCGCGATTGCAGGAATTGCCTTAACCACTTTGTATGCTGAAAACGGCTGGATTGGTCAATTCTTAGGCTTTAAAGTGGCGTTTACTCCAATTGGAATCACCATAGCCTTAACCTTTATCGGATTACCTTTTGTTGTGCGGACAGTACAGCCCGTTTTGCAAAGCTTAGAAAAAGAAATAGAAGAAGCCTCTGCATGTTTAGGGGCAACCAGGCTGCAAACCTTCGTAAAAGTTATTTTTCCAGAACTACTTCCTGCTGCACTTACTGGCTTTGCTCTTGCCTTTGCGCGAGCCCTTGGTGAATATGGGTCGGTTATTTTTATTGCAGGGAATATGCCGATGAGGACAGAAATTACACCGCTTTTAATCATGACAAAGCTAGAACAATATGATTATGCCGGGGCTACTGCAATTGCCGCTGTTATGTTGATTTTTGCTTTTATCATGTTATTGATTATTAATCTATTACAATGGTGGACAAATAGAAAATTCATATAA
- a CDS encoding DUF4256 domain-containing protein, translating into MTKVDNISNNKELSLEQPEELLSVLKARYENNMHRHEGLEWAKVQAKLDANTEKLWSLIEMERTGGEPDVVGYDEKKDEYIFCDCSAESPKGRRSICYDHEALEARKKHKPENSAINMATAMGIEMLTEQQYRELQKLESFDLKTSSWVQTPEDVRKLGGALFCDCRYGQVFVYHNGADSYYGARGFRGSLRV; encoded by the coding sequence ATGACAAAGGTTGATAATATCAGCAATAATAAGGAGTTATCACTAGAACAACCTGAAGAATTACTCAGCGTATTAAAGGCCCGCTATGAGAATAACATGCACCGCCATGAAGGTCTTGAATGGGCTAAAGTCCAGGCAAAGCTGGATGCTAATACTGAAAAACTGTGGTCGCTAATTGAAATGGAAAGAACTGGCGGCGAACCGGATGTTGTTGGTTATGATGAAAAGAAGGATGAATACATTTTTTGTGATTGTTCAGCGGAAAGTCCTAAGGGTCGCAGAAGTATTTGTTACGACCATGAAGCACTAGAAGCAAGAAAAAAACATAAACCAGAAAATAGCGCAATCAATATGGCAACGGCTATGGGAATAGAGATGCTAACAGAACAACAATATCGAGAATTGCAAAAACTTGAAAGTTTCGATTTGAAAACGTCGAGTTGGGTGCAAACACCCGAAGATGTTAGAAAACTCGGTGGTGCCCTTTTCTGCGATTGTCGCTACGGGCAAGTATTCGTTTATCACAACGGTGCGGACTCCTATTATGGTGCCAGAGGATTCCGAGGCTCACTAAGGGTCTAA
- a CDS encoding ADP-ribosylglycohydrolase family protein has protein sequence MLDKIKGALFGFAIGDALGGTTEFLTKREISDRYGVVKNIVGGGVWNLEKGETTDDTAMTLAVGWGILKDPQNPICPIGDGFLKWYASGPKDIGIIIRTVLSHYKGDWFEDAKKAHFDYLNELSAGNGSLMRCLPVALAYNDLDEVEANTRKQSKMTHFDSLADEACIIYNRIAYQVLHGKELKKAIKDEIQGTIYETALTGEKPTCLPDGFVVNTMKWVLYWLLTSDSYLDVVIGAANEGHDTDTVAAIAGGLAGLACGFDAIPREYSDLLLVKDELLSLALELNSLRSK, from the coding sequence ATGTTGGATAAAATTAAAGGTGCGTTATTTGGATTTGCGATTGGTGACGCGTTAGGTGGAACAACTGAATTTTTAACTAAAAGAGAAATCAGCGACAGATATGGAGTAGTCAAGAACATCGTTGGTGGTGGTGTCTGGAACCTTGAAAAAGGAGAGACAACAGACGACACAGCGATGACCTTGGCCGTGGGCTGGGGGATTTTAAAGGATCCACAAAACCCTATCTGTCCAATCGGCGATGGATTTTTAAAATGGTATGCTTCGGGACCAAAGGATATTGGAATTATAATCCGAACGGTCTTAAGTCATTACAAGGGAGATTGGTTTGAAGATGCCAAAAAGGCACATTTTGACTATCTAAATGAACTTTCAGCTGGAAACGGTTCGCTCATGCGATGCTTACCCGTTGCACTTGCCTACAATGATTTGGATGAAGTCGAAGCCAATACAAGAAAACAATCAAAAATGACTCACTTTGATTCGCTAGCAGATGAAGCCTGTATAATCTACAACCGAATTGCCTATCAAGTCTTGCATGGAAAAGAACTTAAAAAAGCAATCAAGGATGAAATTCAAGGAACCATTTATGAAACAGCTTTAACTGGTGAAAAACCTACGTGTCTTCCAGATGGATTTGTTGTTAATACCATGAAGTGGGTTTTATACTGGTTGCTAACTAGTGACTCCTACTTGGATGTAGTGATTGGTGCCGCTAATGAGGGGCATGATACGGATACTGTAGCAGCGATTGCTGGAGGATTGGCCGGATTGGCTTGTGGTTTTGACGCGATACCAAGGGAGTATAGTGATCTGTTATTAGTAAAAGATGAATTATTGAGTTTAGCTTTGGAATTAAATAGTCTGAGAAGTAAGTAG
- a CDS encoding LLM class flavin-dependent oxidoreductase, whose amino-acid sequence MRLSVLDQAPITKGNTAAIALKNAEELAILADQLGYHRMWMAEHHGTDAFASSAPEVITAHLAARTNKIRIGTGGVMMMHYSPLKLAEVFKTLSAFYPGRIDFGVGRAPGGDNFSIYALSEGRQPMVNNMYEKLRTALQLINDEVPEEDLYNKNIATPSHIVLPEAWLLGSSGNSAVQAGRMGVGYSFAQFFNGEMTKETLEAYKMSFQPTAFMEKPEINVTYLVTTAETLEEAEYEAAPQDISRLWLMKGRIRQLLTPEEAKDYPLTEMDRMTIKANRKLHLVGPVKEIATRLQEEQEHYGFDEAMICSILHTQEKRLNVYRLLARELF is encoded by the coding sequence ATGAGACTAAGTGTACTGGATCAAGCACCCATTACAAAAGGAAATACAGCAGCAATCGCTTTAAAAAATGCAGAAGAACTAGCTATTTTGGCAGACCAATTGGGCTACCATCGGATGTGGATGGCAGAGCATCATGGAACAGACGCTTTTGCAAGCTCTGCTCCTGAAGTAATTACCGCACACCTAGCAGCCAGAACGAATAAGATTCGAATCGGCACTGGCGGTGTGATGATGATGCATTACTCGCCACTGAAACTGGCTGAGGTGTTTAAAACACTCAGCGCCTTCTACCCTGGGCGGATTGATTTTGGTGTAGGCCGAGCTCCTGGCGGTGATAACTTTTCCATTTATGCTCTATCTGAAGGGCGCCAACCGATGGTGAATAATATGTATGAAAAATTGAGGACTGCCTTGCAATTGATAAACGATGAGGTACCCGAGGAAGACCTATACAATAAAAATATTGCTACACCTTCCCATATTGTTTTGCCGGAAGCTTGGTTATTAGGTTCAAGTGGAAACAGTGCCGTGCAAGCAGGACGGATGGGCGTGGGATATTCGTTTGCCCAGTTTTTCAATGGCGAAATGACTAAAGAAACATTAGAGGCATACAAAATGAGTTTTCAACCTACAGCCTTTATGGAAAAGCCAGAGATTAATGTAACCTACTTGGTGACGACAGCTGAGACCCTAGAAGAAGCAGAGTACGAAGCAGCTCCACAGGATATTTCACGTTTATGGTTGATGAAGGGCCGGATCAGACAATTGCTGACTCCTGAAGAAGCCAAAGATTACCCGCTTACTGAAATGGACCGAATGACGATAAAAGCAAATCGGAAGCTGCATTTGGTGGGACCTGTCAAAGAAATCGCCACAAGGTTACAGGAAGAGCAGGAACACTATGGATTTGATGAAGCAATGATTTGCAGCATCCTGCATACTCAAGAAAAACGGTTGAATGTGTATCGATTATTGGCGAGGGAACTGTTTTGA
- the cysW gene encoding sulfate ABC transporter permease subunit CysW codes for MAGNVSLQYSRPPLNHSNRAPESRFVRWGLITIALGFLFLFLVIPLIAIFVKAFDKGSAVFFSAISHPDALSAIKLTLLVTLIVVPLNAVFGVAAAWVVTKFQFRGKSILITIIDLPFAISPVIAGLVFVLLFSSHGVFGPWLLDHNIKILFAVPGIVLATLLVTLPFVARELIPLMQAQGTADEEASLTLGASGWRTFLFVTLPNIKWGLLYGIILCSARAIGEFGAVSVVSGHIRGLTNTMPLHIEILYNEYQFSAAFAVASLMSFFAIITLVVKNFIEWKAKKSIISEEGSS; via the coding sequence ATGGCTGGAAATGTTTCATTGCAATATTCGAGACCACCGTTGAATCATTCCAACAGAGCTCCTGAATCACGTTTTGTACGCTGGGGACTGATTACGATTGCCTTAGGATTCTTATTTTTATTTCTCGTAATACCGCTTATAGCCATTTTTGTAAAAGCCTTTGATAAAGGGAGCGCTGTATTTTTCTCAGCGATTAGCCATCCAGATGCCTTATCAGCTATCAAGTTAACCTTGCTCGTTACCCTAATTGTTGTCCCACTTAATGCTGTATTTGGAGTTGCTGCTGCCTGGGTTGTTACGAAATTTCAATTTAGGGGAAAAAGTATTCTGATTACGATTATTGACCTTCCGTTTGCGATTTCTCCCGTTATTGCGGGCTTAGTGTTTGTCCTATTATTTAGTTCGCATGGAGTGTTTGGACCATGGCTCTTGGATCATAATATTAAAATTCTCTTTGCTGTACCAGGGATTGTTCTGGCAACCCTTTTGGTGACCTTACCGTTTGTAGCCCGCGAACTCATACCACTGATGCAAGCACAAGGAACGGCGGATGAGGAGGCATCATTAACGCTGGGCGCAAGCGGATGGAGGACGTTTTTATTTGTGACCCTGCCGAATATTAAATGGGGATTATTATATGGAATTATTCTATGCAGTGCACGTGCCATTGGAGAATTTGGGGCGGTTTCAGTCGTTTCAGGGCATATTCGTGGGTTAACCAACACGATGCCTCTCCATATTGAAATTTTATACAATGAATATCAATTTTCAGCAGCCTTTGCTGTTGCTTCACTCATGTCGTTTTTCGCGATCATTACGTTAGTGGTGAAAAACTTTATTGAGTGGAAGGCAAAAAAATCAATCATTTCTGAAGAAGGGAGTTCCTAG
- a CDS encoding sulfate ABC transporter substrate-binding protein, with product MLRNQKITFKFTIFFIFITMILAACSNNQASNPSNDKSQGDTDQKKELVQLLNVSYDPTRELYDEFNKEFAKYWEEETGQPVTIQQSHGGSGKQGRAVIDGLEADVVTLALAYDIDEIAELGQLLNKEWQTEFEDNSTPYTSSIVFLVKKGNPKGIKDWDDLIKEDVSVITPNPKTSGGARWNYLAAWAFAKDKFAGDEDKIKEFISQLYKNVEVLDSGARGSTTTFVERGIGDVLIAWENEAFLTLNELGKDKFEIVVPSISILAEPPVAIVDKVVDKKGTREVAEAYLEFLYTDKGQELAAKHYYRPRNEAILEKYADQFPKINLVTIDEDFGGWQKAQETHFSDGGTFDQIYQP from the coding sequence ATGTTACGTAATCAAAAAATTACTTTTAAATTTACAATATTTTTTATTTTTATCACGATGATTCTTGCAGCATGCTCGAATAATCAAGCAAGCAATCCAAGTAACGATAAATCGCAAGGGGATACGGATCAGAAGAAGGAACTTGTCCAATTATTAAATGTTTCGTACGATCCGACTCGTGAGCTTTATGATGAATTTAATAAAGAGTTTGCTAAATATTGGGAAGAAGAAACAGGCCAACCAGTTACCATTCAACAGTCTCATGGGGGGTCAGGGAAACAAGGGCGTGCGGTTATCGATGGACTGGAAGCAGACGTCGTCACACTAGCCTTAGCCTATGACATTGATGAAATTGCTGAATTGGGTCAATTGCTAAATAAAGAGTGGCAAACGGAATTTGAGGATAATTCTACTCCCTATACCTCATCGATTGTTTTTTTAGTCAAAAAGGGAAACCCTAAAGGGATTAAGGATTGGGATGATTTAATCAAGGAGGATGTATCTGTTATTACCCCAAATCCAAAAACTTCAGGTGGAGCAAGGTGGAATTACTTAGCAGCATGGGCATTTGCGAAAGATAAATTTGCGGGCGATGAGGATAAAATTAAGGAATTTATCAGTCAGTTATATAAAAATGTTGAAGTCTTAGATTCGGGTGCACGCGGTTCAACAACTACTTTTGTTGAGCGTGGAATTGGGGATGTATTGATTGCTTGGGAGAACGAAGCCTTTCTAACACTTAATGAATTAGGCAAAGACAAATTTGAAATTGTTGTTCCGTCCATCAGTATTCTCGCTGAACCACCTGTGGCAATTGTTGATAAAGTAGTAGATAAAAAGGGTACGAGAGAAGTAGCGGAAGCCTATCTAGAATTTTTATACACAGACAAGGGACAGGAATTAGCAGCTAAACATTATTATCGACCTCGGAATGAAGCCATTCTTGAGAAGTATGCCGATCAATTTCCGAAGATTAATTTAGTTACGATTGATGAGGACTTTGGCGGCTGGCAAAAAGCACAAGAAACTCACTTTAGCGATGGTGGGACGTTTGACCAGATTTATCAGCCATAA
- a CDS encoding YezD family protein: protein MAVVDQVKANYILSTLKDMEYGSVIITVHDGIITQIDKTEKTRFGPKKFESKEQKK, encoded by the coding sequence ATGGCGGTTGTTGATCAAGTAAAAGCTAATTATATTTTATCCACTTTAAAGGATATGGAATATGGTTCTGTAATCATAACAGTTCATGACGGAATCATCACTCAAATTGATAAGACAGAAAAAACACGATTTGGGCCAAAAAAATTTGAATCTAAAGAACAAAAAAAATAA
- a CDS encoding guanylate kinase — translation MYQIKGKEKIFIYTGPDGSGRKTVAKMVATAFDMETVLSYTTRSPRHYEKDGEDYHFVNVETFKKIQEQQEFIETVEIDGTHYGIREQDIVEAFKNHNLVYLTLNPEGTEKLKEMFGDRVMRIFLHADRDTVIRRQKDLAVDDADIQRHMSHYDEIMSYKSNCEHVFENYDSPQIAFKVSEVIEAFLERDFIETDY, via the coding sequence ATGTATCAAATCAAAGGTAAAGAAAAAATATTTATTTACACTGGACCTGATGGCTCTGGCAGAAAAACCGTAGCAAAAATGGTAGCTACCGCATTTGACATGGAAACCGTTCTCTCTTACACTACACGTTCTCCCCGACATTATGAAAAAGATGGTGAAGATTACCACTTTGTTAATGTAGAAACCTTCAAGAAGATACAAGAACAACAAGAATTTATCGAAACGGTTGAAATTGATGGAACTCATTATGGAATCCGTGAACAAGATATTGTGGAGGCATTTAAAAACCACAACCTCGTCTATTTGACATTGAATCCGGAAGGTACCGAAAAGTTGAAAGAGATGTTCGGAGATCGCGTCATGCGGATTTTCCTTCATGCCGATCGCGATACGGTCATTAGAAGACAAAAGGATCTAGCTGTTGATGACGCAGATATTCAACGCCATATGTCCCATTACGATGAAATAATGAGCTATAAAAGTAACTGCGAACATGTATTTGAAAATTATGACTCACCTCAAATTGCCTTTAAGGTTAGCGAAGTAATCGAGGCATTTTTAGAAAGAGACTTTATTGAAACGGATTATTAA